AGAACCATCCTTTTACCAAGTCGTAGATCCAGATTTTAAATTCCCTCAAGTATGGAGAACAAATATTGGAGCAGATTATAGATTTGAGAATGGTATTGTAGCAACAGGGGATGTCTCTTATACAAAAGATATTAATGGAGCACATGTGCAAAATTGGGGATTACGTGATCCTTCAGGAGTTTTAAATGCACCAGGAGATACTAGAGCAATCTATACGTTAGCAGATAAATTAAGTAATAATGCATATGTTTTTACAAACTCAAATAAAGGTCGTGTTTGGAACTTTACAGCTAAAGCTCAAAAAACGTTTGATAATGGGTTATATACAACTATAGCTTACAACTACTTGAATTCTAAAGATGTTAACTCCATTGAAGCAGAAATTACAGGAGATGCTTTTAATTTTAATCCAGTAGTTGGTAATGCAAACAATGATGTATTATCACATTCTAAGTACGGGGACACACACCGTTTTATTGGTGTTGCTAGTAAAAAATTCACTTATGGTAAAGACAAGTGGGCGACTACAATATCTACATTCTTTGAGTATGCACAAGGGGGACGTTTTAACTATACTTATGGTGGAGATTTAAACGGAGATGGTTCTGTCTTAAACGATTTACTTTACGTGCCTACAGCTGCAGAAGTGCAAGACATGCAATTTACGGGAGCAGGACAAGCAGAGGCTTTTGAATCTTTTATCCAACAAGATGATTATTTAAGTGATCGTCGTGGAGACTATGTAGAGCGTTATGGGGCATTAGCACCTTGGAGAGGGCGTTGGGATCTAAAATTGTTACAGGACTATAAGTTTAATGTCGGTGGTGATAAAACTAATACAATACAATTTAGTGTTGATATATTAAATGTTGGAAACTTACTTAATAGTGATTGGGGAGTAGTACAACAGCCAACAAGTGTACAACCAGTAGGATTGTTAAGTGATGATCAAGATGTCGTAATCTTAGATGCTAATGGGGCACCTACTTATGAGTTTACTGGAGATGTGAAAGAAACGTTTTCTTACAACACAAGTTTATTATCAAGATGGCAAGCACAATTTGGAGTTAGATACATTTTCTAGTCCATACGTCATAGATATTTTTTAAATTTGCGCTCCCTAAAAGGAGCGCATTTTTTTTAAAACTTACTTTTTTTGAGTAAACATTTTTTAATTAATTTTTTATTAAACCGCTTTCGCGGAAATCAAGCCATGAAACATTTATATTTAGTACTACTTTTAATAGGCTTTGTGTCTTGCAAGAAGCAACCGTCTAAAGCTCCAGATACAACAGAAACAGAAGTCGTAACAGAAAAACAATCGGCCTTAATTGAAGCTTTTAAATACACCCCAGAGCAAGAGGTGATAATAAGTGTGCATAGAGGTGGGAAAGGCTTAAAACATTTTCCTGAAAATTGTTTAGAGACCTTAAAATATATTAACGATAGTATTCCTGCTATTTATGAAATTGATATTGCACAAACTAGAGACAATGTTTTAGTCTTGATGCATGATAATACATTAGAACGTACGTCAACAGGAACAGATAAATTAAATAAATACACATATGAAGAGCTTCAAGCTTTTAATCTTGAAGATGATTATGGTAATGAAACCACATTTAAAATACCAGCGTTAAAGGACGTGTTGCTTTGGGCTAAAAAGAATAATGTAATACTTACTTTAGATAAGAAAAGAAGTGTGTCTTTTGATGCTATCGTCGCATTGGTAAAACAAGTAGAAGCAGAAGATGTTTCTATAATTATTACGTATGACATGAAGCAAGCAGCCGAAGCGTACAAATTAGCACCAAACTTATTGTTGTCGGTATCTGCTAGAAATCAAAAAGAATTAGATTGGCTACTGCACTCAAGCATACCAACTCAAAACATGTTGGCGTTTACAGGCACAAAATTAGCGCCAGTTGAATTTTATAAAACGGTCCAATCTCATGGTATTAAAACAATGCTTGGGACTTTAGGAAACTTAGATAAACAAGCCGAAGCAAAAGGAGAATTACCATACACTATTTGGAAAGATAAAGGGATAGATCTTTTTGCAACAGATAGACCTTTTGAAGTGGCTAAAGCATTAAACATTAAGAAATAGAGAAGATGAAGTATTCTAGACTAACAAAAGAACAATTTGAAGAATTACATAAAGAGTTTATAAACTTTTTAGCAACACAGACTATTACAGCAGACGAGTGGACTAATTTAAAAGCTAATAAACCAGAATTGGCAGAAGTAGAATTGGATATCTTTAGTGATTTAATTTGGGAAGGTGTTTTAAATCAGACAAAGTATTTAGAGCATATTTCACCTAAAGACATTCATTTGTTTGCTTTAAATGAGGACCACATGCATTTAATAGGTATTAAAGTAAAAGCAGAGCAAGACTTAACCACTTCTGAAGGTTTTAATTGGTTGCGTGAAAACTTAATGCATGATGATGTCGAGTTTGTACAAGCCAAAAAAGAGTACACAGAAGATAAAAACTTAGATAAGTTTACACTTATAGAGCAGGGGGCAAATATCACAAAAGGACAGTTGTATAATTATATGTCTAAACTTATTAATTAACAGATGTCTATAGCGGCAGGAATGCTGTAGTGTATTATTAGAGCTACGCATTACGTCCCTTGATTTCAAAGTAAAAAGCATTGTCAAGAGCGGCTTTCAAGATCAAATTTTATTTTAAAAGCATACAAAGACAACAGTATTATATATTTTTGTTAGGCCTACACTAGTGGGTGTCTATTATAAAACGATAAGTAATCATTAAAAATAGTTCTGCTTTAGCAGAAAATATTATGGCACAAAAACCAAGCATACCAAAAGGAACAAGAGATTTTAATCCAGAACAAGTCGCAAAGCGTAACTATATTTTTAGTACTATCAAGTCTAAATTTGAACGTTTTGGGTTTCAACCTATAGAAACACCAAGTTTTGAAAATTCTGAGACCTTAATGGGAAAGTATGGGGAAGAAGGTGATCGTTTGATTTTTAAGATTTTGAATAGTGGTGATTATTTATCAAAAGTAAACGATGAGTTATATTCAGAAAAGAATTCAAATAAAGTAACAGCTAAAATCTCAGAAAAAGCGTTACGCTACGATTTAACTGTGCCATTTGCAAGATATGTCGTGCAACACCAAAATGACATAGAGTTTCCTTTTAAGCGTTATCAAATGCAACCTGTATGGCGTGCAGACAGACCTCAAAAAGGCCGTTTTAGAGAGTTTTACCAATGTGATGCAGATGTTGTAGGAAGTGATAGTTTATGGCAGGAGGTCGAGTTTGTGCAATTGTATGATGAGGTGTTTACGGCTTTAAAACTAGAAGGTGCAACGATTAAAATTAATAATCGTAAAATATTATCTGGTATTGCTGAGGTTATTGGAGCAAGTGATAAGCTAATTGATTTTACTGTAGCGTTAGATAAATTAGATAAAATAGGAGAAGAGAAGGTCAAAGAAGAAATGCTTGGTAAAGGTATTTCTGAAGAAGGCATTGCTAAATTACAACCACTTTTTACTTTAACAGGAGATTTTGGTACGCAAATAGAGCGCTTAAAATCTATCTTGTCAACGTCTGAAGAGGGACAAAAAGGGATTGAAGAATTAGATTTTATTAATACCGCAATTTCTACTTTAGGCTTAAAATCTGCTAAGCTGCAATTAGACGTTACCTTGGCAAGAGGCTTAAATTATTATACAGGTGCTATTTTTGAAGTGTCTGCACCAGAAGGTGTTGCTATGGGATCCATAGGTGGCGGTGGTCGATATGATGATTTAACAGGTATCTTTGGACTTAAAAATGTTAGTGGTGTCGGGATTAGCTTCGGTTTAGATCGTATTTATTTAGTATTGGAAGAGCTAGGCTTGTTTCCTGAAACGATTACAAAATCGACAGAAGTTTTATGTATTAACTTCGGAGATACTGAAGCCTTATTCTGTTTGAAAGCTGTAAAAGCATTAAGAGAAGCAGGAATAAATGCCGAATTATATCCTGATAAGATTACAAATGGTAAGCACATGAAGAAACAAATGAATTATGCTAACAAGCGTAATATCCCATATGTTGTTTTAGTTGGAGAAGAAGAATTGAAGACTAATCAATTTACTTTAAAAAATATGATTTCTGGAGCACAGGATACAATGGACCTAGAGACTATGATTTCCAAGTTGAAATAGCCAATTTTATTCATACAAGACAAAAAAAAAGCCGAAACGTTAGTTTCGGCTTTTTTTGTAAATCTTATTTTCTATCAAAAAAGCTGTCGTGTGTAATTAGTGTTTTAGTCTGATTATTGAGGTGTAGACGTTTCGTTTTGTAAATAATAATACACGGTTCAAATAAAATAAAAAGACTTTTAAAATAGTGTTTTTAATATAGTCTTCTGACTTGTAGTGTATTGTGCCGATGGTGGAAGACAGATTTAAGCAAAAAAAAAGACTTACAATTGTAAGTCTTTTTTAGTAGCGAGAACGGGGCACGATCCCGTGACCTCTGGGTTATGAATCCAACGCTCTAACCAACTGAGCTACCTCGCCATAATTTTGAGATTGCAAATATATAAACAATATTAGAGTTGACAAACATTATTGCAAATAAAAATTTTTATTTAATTTTTTTTCTAAACTTATTAATTAATGTATATATTGAACATTATAAAAATAACAAGATTAGAATTAAATGGAAGATAAAATTAAGTACGAAATGGAGTTTGTTGTTCACGCGTCTCCATCATTACTATACCAATATATTTCTACGCCTTCAGGGTTATCAGAATGGTTTGCAGATAATGTAAATTCTAGAGGAGAGTTGTTCAAGTTTATCTGGGACGGTTCTGAAGAACAAGCTAAATTACTCACTAAAAAATCTGGAGAACGTATCAAATTTAAATGGTTGGTAGATGAAGAGGCTCCATATTTTTTTGAAATTAAGATACAAGTAGACGAGATTACTAAAGATGTGTCCATAATTATTACTGATTTTGCTGAAGAAGATGAGGTCGAAGAAGCTAAAATGCTTTGGACTAATCAAATTTCCGATTTAAAACAAGTCATAGGTTCTGCTTAAAAATAAATACATTTAAAGTATATTTGTCCCATTGAAAAATGGGACTTTTTTTATGATAAATTTTAACGGTAAACTTCAAGAAAATAATATAGTAATTTCTAATAATAATCGTGGCTATTCTTACGGGGATGGGCTTTTTGAAACTATAAAAGCAGTACATGGTAAGCTATTGTTTTTTGAAGATCATTATTTTAGGTTAATGGCTTCGATGCGCATTTTACGCATGGAAATACCAATGAACTTTACAATGGAGTATATTGAGGAGCAGATAAAGCAAACCATAGATGCTAATAACCTAGCAGAGCAATCAGCACGCGTTAAAATACAAATTGATAGAGTAGAAGGTGGTTTATACTTACCGGACTCTAATGATGTTAATTTTATGATTAGCGTTAAGGCTATTGATGCAGATTTTTATCTTTTAAATGAAGCTAAATACGAAGTAGATTTATATAAAGACCATTATTTATCGCCCAGCTTAATAACCACGCTTAAAACTAATAATAAAATAGTAAACGTTATTGGAAGTATTTATGCTAAAGAAAACAGATTAGATAGCTGCTTGCTTATTAACACAAACAAAAGTGTTGTTGAAGCCTTAAGTGGAAATTTGTTTTTAGTAAAAGGAAACACTATTAAAACGCCTCCTTTAACGGATGGGTGTTTAAAAGGTGTTTTAAGAAAGCAATTAATGGAAATCATTAAGTTAATCCCGGAATATACCTTAGAAGAAACATCAATCTCTCCTTTTGAGCTTCAAAAAGCAGATGAGTTATTTACAACCAATGTTATAAAAGGAATACAGCCTATAACTAAGTATAGAAAAAAAGAATTTAAAAATGAAGTCTCTAAAAAACTATTACAAAAATTGAATGTAAAAGTAAGATTAGGCTAGTTATAACTAGGGTTTTCTGGTGCATTAGACCAAATAGAATAATCACCACCAAGCTCTACCATTTTATCTTTCCAGAAACTTTCATAGCTTTTTTCTATGATGTCTTGTTTGTAGGTGTTTTTTGTAACAACCCAGGCGTTAGATTTTAATTCAGTTTCTAATTGGTTACTATCCCAACCAGAATAACCTAAAAAGAATTTAATATCTTTTGCTGTTATTTTTTGTTCTGCAATAAGATTGGCAACAACACTAAAATCACCACCCCAAAATATCCCTAAAGAAATTTCGACGCTATTGGGTATTAAATCAGGGCGTTTATGTATAAAATAAAGGTTGTCCTGTTCAACAGGGCCGCCATTATAGACTTTAAAAGACGCGTCTAATTCTGGTATTAGGTCACTAATATTGTAATTTAAGGGCTTGTTTAATATAAAACCAATAGCACCCTCTTTATTATAATCTGTTAAAAGTACTATTGATCTATTAAAAGACATATCTCCTATAATGGAAGGCTCAGCAATTAATAAGTCACCTTTTTTTGGTTTGGTTGTAGTCATTTTTAAAAGGATTTGTTTTTTAAATGTAGTATTAATTTTGTTAAAAAACAATAATATATGCTATATATAATAAAAAAAGCCTCCATTACTGAAGGCTTTTTTGAAATATGTTAAACAAATACTAGTTAACAGCATTTGCTAAATCAGAACCAGCTTTAAACTTAACAACGTTTTTAGCTTTGATCTGAATAGTTTTTCCAGTTTGTGGATTTCTTCCGTCTCTAGCAGCTCTTTTAGATACTGACCAAGAACCAAAACCTACTAAAGAAACTCTATCACCTTTTTGTAAAGCTCCTTCGATTTCGATTAACGCACATTCTAAAGCTTTCTTTGAAGCTGCTTTAGTAATTCCTGCGTGTTCTGCCATAGCATCGATTAAATCTGTTTTGTTCATAATTTTAATTTTTATTATTAATAAATAGTTGATTAACAGTTTTTGTTAAATCCTTTTACAAATTTATACGGATTATGCTACTATGCAAGTAATAGCAAGGGAAATGCGTTGATTTGTTAATAACTTTTGGCATTTGTTAATAAAGAGGACTCTTTTTTAGTGTTTTATAACAATATCAATGATAATAAGGGTTTAGCGGAGTTTTGCATCTTCATCAAAACGATAACCGTTTAAAAGTGATTTAACATCCATGTTGCGTTTTCCTGGTAGTTTTAAATCTAATATTTTTATAAAACCCTCTTTTACAGCAACCTTAAGTGTTGATTTGTCACTAATAATTGTTCCATTTTCCAAGCTGTGTGATTCGATTTCTTTTTCAGCTTTGTAAATTTTGATATCTAAGACGTCGTTATTATTAACTAATTCGCACCAAGCAGCTGGATACGGGCTTAAACCTCTGATTTTGTTATAGATATCATCCATCGTGTTAGAAAAATCTATTTTGCAGTTGTCTCTGTCCAATTTATAAGCTGTTCTAATGATAGCATCTTCTGGCTGAGGTGTTGTTTTAACAGTTCCTGTTTCAATACGTTTAATAGTGTCTATA
This portion of the Olleya sp. Bg11-27 genome encodes:
- a CDS encoding aminotransferase class IV, which translates into the protein MINFNGKLQENNIVISNNNRGYSYGDGLFETIKAVHGKLLFFEDHYFRLMASMRILRMEIPMNFTMEYIEEQIKQTIDANNLAEQSARVKIQIDRVEGGLYLPDSNDVNFMISVKAIDADFYLLNEAKYEVDLYKDHYLSPSLITTLKTNNKIVNVIGSIYAKENRLDSCLLINTNKSVVEALSGNLFLVKGNTIKTPPLTDGCLKGVLRKQLMEIIKLIPEYTLEETSISPFELQKADELFTTNVIKGIQPITKYRKKEFKNEVSKKLLQKLNVKVRLG
- a CDS encoding DUF6495 family protein gives rise to the protein MKYSRLTKEQFEELHKEFINFLATQTITADEWTNLKANKPELAEVELDIFSDLIWEGVLNQTKYLEHISPKDIHLFALNEDHMHLIGIKVKAEQDLTTSEGFNWLRENLMHDDVEFVQAKKEYTEDKNLDKFTLIEQGANITKGQLYNYMSKLIN
- a CDS encoding YqgE/AlgH family protein, with translation MTTTKPKKGDLLIAEPSIIGDMSFNRSIVLLTDYNKEGAIGFILNKPLNYNISDLIPELDASFKVYNGGPVEQDNLYFIHKRPDLIPNSVEISLGIFWGGDFSVVANLIAEQKITAKDIKFFLGYSGWDSNQLETELKSNAWVVTKNTYKQDIIEKSYESFWKDKMVELGGDYSIWSNAPENPSYN
- a CDS encoding START-like domain-containing protein, with product MEDKIKYEMEFVVHASPSLLYQYISTPSGLSEWFADNVNSRGELFKFIWDGSEEQAKLLTKKSGERIKFKWLVDEEAPYFFEIKIQVDEITKDVSIIITDFAEEDEVEEAKMLWTNQISDLKQVIGSA
- the hisS gene encoding histidine--tRNA ligase, producing MAQKPSIPKGTRDFNPEQVAKRNYIFSTIKSKFERFGFQPIETPSFENSETLMGKYGEEGDRLIFKILNSGDYLSKVNDELYSEKNSNKVTAKISEKALRYDLTVPFARYVVQHQNDIEFPFKRYQMQPVWRADRPQKGRFREFYQCDADVVGSDSLWQEVEFVQLYDEVFTALKLEGATIKINNRKILSGIAEVIGASDKLIDFTVALDKLDKIGEEKVKEEMLGKGISEEGIAKLQPLFTLTGDFGTQIERLKSILSTSEEGQKGIEELDFINTAISTLGLKSAKLQLDVTLARGLNYYTGAIFEVSAPEGVAMGSIGGGGRYDDLTGIFGLKNVSGVGISFGLDRIYLVLEELGLFPETITKSTEVLCINFGDTEALFCLKAVKALREAGINAELYPDKITNGKHMKKQMNYANKRNIPYVVLVGEEELKTNQFTLKNMISGAQDTMDLETMISKLK
- a CDS encoding glycerophosphodiester phosphodiesterase family protein, coding for MKHLYLVLLLIGFVSCKKQPSKAPDTTETEVVTEKQSALIEAFKYTPEQEVIISVHRGGKGLKHFPENCLETLKYINDSIPAIYEIDIAQTRDNVLVLMHDNTLERTSTGTDKLNKYTYEELQAFNLEDDYGNETTFKIPALKDVLLWAKKNNVILTLDKKRSVSFDAIVALVKQVEAEDVSIIITYDMKQAAEAYKLAPNLLLSVSARNQKELDWLLHSSIPTQNMLAFTGTKLAPVEFYKTVQSHGIKTMLGTLGNLDKQAEAKGELPYTIWKDKGIDLFATDRPFEVAKALNIKK
- a CDS encoding HU family DNA-binding protein, which gives rise to MNKTDLIDAMAEHAGITKAASKKALECALIEIEGALQKGDRVSLVGFGSWSVSKRAARDGRNPQTGKTIQIKAKNVVKFKAGSDLANAVN